From the Hylaeus volcanicus isolate JK05 chromosome 4, UHH_iyHylVolc1.0_haploid, whole genome shotgun sequence genome, one window contains:
- the LOC128875066 gene encoding uncharacterized protein LOC128875066 codes for MDIKDGMQKLAEAVDALGHGLVERQRVLHMLQALGTLTAPPGGNTPAPRTRPDRKRDRAVVSSPEEEAARAKKKPAVDQEKWSTAVGRKKRADKPSDPPLPRPKPRRGEKAPKNSATPKEQRAVDERRKKKRRRRRRRPKTRRTAVLLKPAEGATYASIVGAIRRLVRPEEADTEVRQIRRTREGAVLLELGRCGDSARFQSALRTAVGDTAAVRGLKPRATIEILDLDCVTTSGEVMDAVARVTGESPEEIRVSVLATNHRELRKAVVELGEGAAVKLLAAAKLKIGWVNCRIRRWTEVQRCFRCLGYGHTRRECKGPDRSNACRRRGKDGHKAAACEATPHCHLCAGIKDATTDHYAGSGKCRIFREILAAKKGKPSSRPRSLWRSELRSSSQVSSTAIGTTWFRDDLGTAAVWITDPRRVRIDSHGAAAGHVWVTSGVLTYVSCYLSPNDSISEFRGKLDVLEDTLRDKSGGLVVAGDFNARACEWGMPRTDTRGRLVVEMASRLGLVVLNVGSTPTYRRPGFGDSIPDVTLVSEDLVQRAANWRVIGDFTGSDHSYITPQLIGERQARPPGIRRPRGYVTSRLDEDRLYATLRAGVEAVPQTPRDPSDRAGAEAIVRGTLNLIRRACDESMPRRRPFSGRRQAYWWTDQIASLRREALRLRRRAQRARSRPEAAALRRTTRRPRKP; via the exons ATGGACATCAAGGACGGAATGCAGAAGCTGGCGGAGGCGGTGGACGCACTGGGCCATGGGCTAGTGGAGAGACAGCGTGTCCTCCACATGCTGCAGGCCCTCGGCACGCTCACTGCGCCGCCAGGCGGGAACACACCCGCTCCTCGAACACGGCCTGATCGGAAACGAGACAGGGCCGTGGTTTCCAGCCCAGAGGAAGAGGCTGCCAGGGCGAAAAAGAAGCCGGCCGTGGACCAAGAAAAATGGTCCACGGCGGTGGGGAGAAAGAAGAGGGCGGACAAACCGTCTGATCCTCCACTCCCACGTCCAAAGCCGCGGAGAGGCGAGAAGGCACCGAAGAACTCTGCTACTCCAAAGGAGCAGCGTGCCGTCGACGAAAggcgaaagaagaagaggaggagaagGCGCCGTCGCCCTAAAACTAGGCGGACGGCTGTCCTTCTAAAGCCGGCCGAGGGCGCGACGTACGCGTCCATTGTGGGCGCGATACGTCGCCTGGTCCGGCCGGAGGAAGCGGACACGGAGGTCCGCCAAATAAGGAGGACGCGGGAAGGGGCCGTCCTTCTGGAGCTTGGGCGATGTGGGGACAGCGCCAGGTTCCAGTCCGCGCTCCGGACGGCGGTGGGGGACACCGCGGCAGTACGGGGCCTGAAACCCCGCGCGACGATCGAAATCCTCGATCTTGATTGCGTCACGACCTCAGGAGAGGTCATGGACGCGGTCGCGCGGGTGACAGGGGAGTCGCCGGAGGAAATCCGCGTCTCCGTTCTCGCGACGAACCACCGAGAGCTGCGGAAGGCCGTGGTGGAGCTTGGCGAAGGAGCTGCCGTTAAGCTCCTGGCCGCCGCCAAGCTCAAGATCGGCTGGGTCAATTGCCGCATCCGGCGCTGGACGGAGGTTCAGCGTTGCTTCCGGTGCCTGGGCTACGGACACACTCGTAGAGAGTGTAAAGGCCCGGACCGGAGCAACGCTTGCCGCAGGCGCGGCAAGGATGGCCACAAGGCGGCGGCGTGCGAGGCCACCCCCCACTGTCATTTGTGTGCGGGGATAAAGGACGCGACGACGGACCACTACGCGGGCTCGGGGAAGTGCCGGATCTTCCGGGAGATCCTCGCCGCGAAGAAGGGTAAGCCCTCTTCGCGGCCACG CTCGCTATGGAGAAGCGAGCTGCGGTCGTCATCGCAAGTGAGCAGTACCGCGATCGGGACCACCTGGTTCAGGGATGATCTCGGCACCGCGGCAGTGTGGATCACGGATCCACGGAGAGTCCGTATAGACTCTCACGGGGCTGCCGCGGGACACGTCTGGGTCACCAGCGGTGTCCTCACGTACGTCAGCTGCTATCTGTCCCCGAATGATAGCATCTCCGAATTTCGGGGAAAGCTCGACGTGCTGGAGGACACCCTACGCGACAAGTCCGGTGGGCTTGTCGTGGCTGGTGACTTCAACGCCCGAGCCTGCGAGTGGGGGATGCCTCGCACCGACACGAGGGGAAGGTTGGTGGTCGAGATGGCCTCAAGACTGGGACTCGTCGTGTTGAACGTGGGGTCAACGCCGACGTATCGACGCCCTGGATTCGGAGACTCGATACCGGATGTCACCCTGGTGTCTGAGGATCTGGTCCAAAGAGCGGCGAACTGGAGGGTGATTGGTGATTTCACCGGTAGCGATCATAGCTACATCACCCCCCAGTTGATCGGCGAGCGGCAAGCGCGGCCTCCGGGGATTAGACGCCCGAGAGGATACGTCACCTCTCGCCTGGATGAGGATAGGCTCTACGCCACTCTCCGGGCGGGCGTGGAGGCCGTGCCGCAGACCCCGCGTGACCCGTCCGATAGAGCGGGTGCCGAAGCCATCGTGCGCGGCACCCTTAACCTCATCCGACGGGCATGCGACGAGTCAATGCCAAGGAGGAGGCCATTCTCCGGCCGGCGGCAGGCGTACTGGTGGACCGACCAGATCGCCTCCCTCAGGAGAGAAGCCCTGAGGCTCCGGCGACGAGCTCAACGAGCTCGAAGTCGACCGGAGGCCGCCGCGCTTCGGAGGACTACAAGGCGGCCAAGAAAGCCTTAA